A window from Setaria italica strain Yugu1 chromosome VIII, Setaria_italica_v2.0, whole genome shotgun sequence encodes these proteins:
- the LOC101774680 gene encoding F-box protein SKIP16: MASPPPPEPTPAAAAGLESMEGLALDTVISKAGPRPAAALACASKRLRAAVADDSLWRRFCADDLGLDAPVDPEGRPLPSFQVAYKVWLESFGMYPLSLVKRVKEFWGSMKKWLSENFPEAAKTLCKGVSEAQLKSAEDDLGFKLPMPTKLLYRFCNAQLPFSDNDEANVRSSTHGIIGGYAFYDYWVNVHLSPLEQIVEETKQFYREFPDVFNGRKFIIVATSWFHPKTFILNCSNGELYVGTNNLPVGEMLPCVPKALVKPTDTDLPQDGLLLWLEEHLRRLQNGMIKTRMLLKSRYISLYPEAPPLCTSAMTNGVKVRASAVFVPEHPQTQGHERSLLYTYSIRMSVPEACMLGGVYYSSCQLHSRHWTIRSRDRVVSVVSGEGVIGQYPVLSPGRDEFVYESCTPLPKGPGSVEGSFSFVPGKLSRPEGKPFEVTVAPFPLEVPEYIF; this comes from the exons AtggcgtccccgccgccgccggagccaacgccggccgccgcggccgggctGGAAAGCATGGAGGGGCTAGCCCTGGACACGGTCATTTCAAAGGCCGGCccgcgccccgccgcggcgctcgccTGCGCCAGCAAGCGCCTCCGCGCTGCCGTCGCCGACGACTCCCTCTGGCGCCGCTTCTGCGCCGACGACCTGGGCCTCGACGCGCCCGTCGACCCCGAGGGCCGGCCGCTCCCGTCCTTCCAG GTTGCATATAAAGTGTGGTTGGAGTCTTTTGGCATGTACCCTTTATCCTTGGTAAAGAGAGTGAAAGAATTCTGGGGTTCTATGAAAAAATGGTTGTCTGAAAACTTTCCTGAGGCAGCCAAAACATTGTGCAAAGGTGTTTCGGAAGCTCAATTAAAGTCGGCAGAGGATGATCTTGGTTTCAAGCTCCCTATGCCCACAAAGCTGCTGTATCGCTTTTGCAATGCTCAACTGCCTTTTAGTGATAACGATGAAGCAAATGTACGCAGTTCCACTCATGGAATAATTGGGGGCTATGCGTTTTATGATTATTGGGTAAATGTGCATTTATCACCACTTGAGCAAATAGTTGAAGAGACAAAACAGTTTTATCGTGAGTTCCCTGATGTCTTCAATGGGCGCAAATTCATTATAGTGGCGACATCATGGTTTCATCCAAAAACATTTATCCTAAATTGCTCAAATGGTGAACTTTATGTTGGCACAAACAACTTACCAGTAGGAGAAATGCTTCCTTGTGTGCCTAAAGCATTGGTAAAGCCAACTGATACTGATCTACCCCAAGATGGATTACTTCTGTGGCTGGAAGAGCATCTCAGGCGTTTACAGAATGGAATGATCAAGACCCGTATGCTGTTGAAGTCAAGGTATATCAGCTTATATCCAGAAGCACCGCCATTATGTACTTCAGCCATGACAAATGGTGTTAAG GTGCGTGCATCTGCTGTCTTTGTGCCAGAACATCCTCAAACTCAGGGTCATGAGCGAAGTTTGTTGTACACTTATTCAATTCGCATGTCAGTTCCAGAGGCTTGCATGCTAGGTGGTGTGTACTATTCTTCCTGCCAGCTTCATTCACGCCACTGGACCATTCGATCAAGGGACAGGGTTGTTTCTGTTGTTAGTGGGGAAGGTGTTATTGGACAG TATCCTGTGCTGTCACCTGGTCGGGATGAGTTTGTCTATGAGAGCTGCACGCCACTGCCCAAAGGGCCTGGATCTGTGGAAGGCTCTTTTTCATTTGTGCCTGGCAA GTTGAGCCGACCAGAAGGTAAGCCGTTCGAGGTTACAGTGGCGCCATTCCCTCTGGAGGTGCCAGAGTACATCTTCTGA
- the LOC101775082 gene encoding uncharacterized protein LOC101775082 yields MGPGDPELLTLKAVRGIEAADLVLYDWLVSNDMLDLVGEGARLLYVGKMAGYHSRTQQASRDSRTMKPTKDRIFPKQAKEKGEGRTTGFLSLRSSPAASSGRRRGRPRARGRGWSRPWPAAASGPPFWLPGISSLPLFLSELHLCARPRERSPCV; encoded by the exons ATGGGACCCGGGGACCCCGAGCTGCTCACGCTCAAGGCCGTCCGTGGCATCGAGGCCGCGGACCTGGTGCTCTACGACTGGCTGGTGTCCAACGACATGCTGGACTTGGTCGGGGAGGGCGCAAGGCTTCTATACGTCGGCAAGATGGCGGGATACCACAGCCGCACACAG CAAGCATCAAGAGATTCAAGAACCATGAAACCGACCAAAGATCGCATTTTCCCCAAGCAAGCAAAGGAGAAGGGTGAAGGACGTACCACGGGATTCTTATCGTTGAGGAGTTCTCCAGCAGCTTCCTCTggacgccggcgaggtcgcCCGCGCGCGCGAGGCCGTGGATGGTCTCGGCCTTGGCCAGCCGCGGCCTCGGGCCCCCCGTTCTGGCTCCCCGgcatctcctccctccccctctttcTTTCGGAGCTCCACTTGTGTGCGCGCCCGCGTGAGCGTTCTCCGTGTGTGTGA